One window of the Acidimicrobiia bacterium genome contains the following:
- a CDS encoding site-2 protease family protein, which translates to MGPAIMIIGVVLMIVIHEGGHFVAAKSFGMKATEAFFGFGPKLWSTVRGETEYGVKAIPFGGYVRIIGMNPFEEIAPEEENRTYRVAPFWKKSVVVLAGIASHFIVAFLLLYILGVTVGVVVRDVNGLVVRTTTIAAVSETVPDGSTASPARLAGVLAGDVIVATDGQTVGDWEDFANFTASHGDETVVIRVDRDGTDIDLTARLAVVQRPVRDETGAVVVGGDGQPITEQVGFFGVIAEAERQHPGVLGMVPHAATQVGEAAVQSARGLWEMVVSFPKLVMAMFGGDDEVLDTVRPVSPIGLVQIAGPVEATIELLALVNVFVGVLNFVPLYPLDGGHFAVAAYEKVSGRTPNIERLLPVAAVVFIFLVSLGLMGVYLDIFDPIG; encoded by the coding sequence ATGGGCCCCGCCATCATGATCATCGGTGTCGTGCTGATGATCGTCATCCACGAAGGGGGTCACTTCGTCGCGGCGAAGTCATTCGGGATGAAGGCCACGGAAGCGTTCTTCGGGTTCGGCCCGAAACTGTGGTCGACCGTGAGAGGGGAGACCGAGTACGGCGTCAAGGCCATCCCATTCGGTGGCTATGTACGAATCATCGGAATGAATCCATTCGAAGAGATCGCGCCTGAAGAGGAGAACCGGACATATCGTGTCGCTCCCTTCTGGAAGAAGTCGGTCGTGGTCCTCGCAGGGATCGCGAGCCACTTCATCGTGGCATTCCTGCTCTTGTACATCCTCGGCGTCACCGTCGGTGTCGTCGTACGCGATGTCAACGGTCTTGTGGTCCGAACCACCACGATCGCAGCCGTCTCTGAGACCGTTCCGGACGGCTCGACTGCGTCGCCTGCACGCCTTGCAGGTGTCCTTGCTGGGGATGTCATCGTTGCGACCGATGGGCAAACCGTTGGCGACTGGGAGGACTTCGCGAACTTCACGGCGAGCCACGGAGACGAAACGGTGGTCATTCGAGTCGATCGCGATGGCACCGACATCGACTTGACGGCTCGGCTGGCTGTGGTCCAACGCCCTGTGCGCGACGAGACGGGCGCGGTCGTTGTCGGAGGCGATGGGCAGCCGATCACCGAGCAGGTCGGCTTCTTCGGGGTCATCGCCGAAGCGGAGCGACAGCACCCCGGCGTGCTCGGCATGGTTCCACACGCAGCCACGCAGGTTGGTGAGGCTGCCGTCCAGAGCGCACGCGGCCTGTGGGAGATGGTCGTCAGCTTCCCGAAACTTGTCATGGCGATGTTCGGCGGTGACGACGAGGTTCTCGATACGGTGCGCCCCGTCAGCCCGATCGGCCTCGTGCAGATCGCGGGGCCGGTTGAGGCGACGATCGAGCTCCTCGCGCTCGTCAATGTGTTCGTTGGCGTGCTCAACTTCGTTCCGCTGTACCCGCTCGACGGCGGACACTTCGCTGTTGCGGCCTACGAGAAGGTCTCCGGCAGGACTCCCAACATCGAGAGGCTTCTGCCGGTTGCCGCCGTCGTGTTCATCTTTCTCGTGAGCCTCGGTCTGATGGGCGTCTACCTCGACATCTTCGATCCCATCGGGTAG
- the dxr gene encoding 1-deoxy-D-xylulose-5-phosphate reductoisomerase, whose amino-acid sequence MGRPHVRRSALKPLVILGATGSIGRQAVEVAERIGVPIAAMAAKTGSDALLRLANAHPEAAVCVVEPGDAASAFREELGDRVHFGDGAITEAAAIEDVTVLNAIVGAAGLEASLAALYAGNRLALANKESMVAGGSLVLAALKDGGGELIPVDSEHAAIFQCIAGSSSRDIARLILTASGGPFRGMNRSELEAVTVAETLAHPTWQMGPRITTDSATLMNKAFEVIEAHFLFGVPFDAIAVTVHPQSVIHSFVEFVDGIVTAEVGFPDMRKPIQMAITHPERIAVDHAPLDLVGTDLTFEAPDHETFPCLALGYEAGRAGGTAPAVLNAADEVAVAAFLDGVIPFLAIASIVAEVLTRHEPTTPESVAEVLEADDWARSEARSAVQKASD is encoded by the coding sequence GTGGGCCGTCCTCATGTTCGCAGGTCTGCTCTGAAGCCCCTCGTCATCCTCGGCGCAACCGGCTCGATCGGTCGCCAAGCAGTCGAGGTGGCTGAACGGATTGGCGTTCCGATCGCTGCGATGGCAGCGAAGACCGGATCTGACGCGCTCTTGCGCCTCGCGAACGCACACCCGGAGGCGGCGGTGTGCGTTGTGGAACCGGGAGATGCCGCGAGTGCGTTTCGGGAGGAACTGGGCGACCGTGTCCATTTCGGCGACGGTGCCATTACCGAAGCGGCCGCAATCGAAGATGTCACGGTGCTGAATGCGATCGTCGGCGCGGCCGGACTCGAAGCGTCCCTCGCGGCGCTCTACGCGGGCAACCGACTCGCCCTCGCGAACAAGGAGAGCATGGTCGCAGGAGGCTCGCTTGTCCTTGCAGCACTCAAGGACGGCGGTGGCGAGCTCATCCCGGTCGATTCCGAGCACGCAGCGATCTTCCAGTGCATCGCTGGTTCGTCGAGCCGGGACATCGCGCGGCTGATCCTGACCGCCTCGGGCGGGCCCTTTCGAGGGATGAACCGTTCGGAACTCGAAGCGGTCACGGTTGCCGAGACGCTCGCGCATCCGACATGGCAAATGGGGCCGAGAATCACGACGGATTCGGCCACCCTGATGAACAAGGCATTCGAGGTGATCGAAGCGCATTTCTTGTTCGGTGTGCCCTTCGACGCCATCGCGGTCACCGTTCACCCCCAGAGCGTCATCCACTCGTTTGTGGAATTCGTCGACGGCATCGTGACCGCGGAAGTCGGTTTTCCCGACATGCGCAAGCCTATCCAGATGGCGATCACGCATCCTGAGCGGATCGCCGTTGACCATGCGCCGCTGGATCTCGTGGGCACGGACCTCACCTTCGAAGCGCCGGATCATGAGACATTTCCATGCCTTGCACTCGGGTACGAGGCAGGGCGAGCTGGCGGAACCGCACCGGCGGTGCTCAACGCCGCCGATGAAGTCGCCGTCGCAGCGTTCCTCGATGGAGTGATTCCGTTCCTTGCAATCGCATCAATCGTTGCCGAGGTGCTCACTCGCCACGAGCCGACGACGCCCGAGTCGGTCGCTGAGGTGCTCGAAGCAGACGACTGGGCTCGCTCGGAGGCTCGTTCGGCGGTGCAGAAGGCGTCTGATTAG